A genomic segment from Acyrthosiphon pisum isolate AL4f chromosome A3, pea_aphid_22Mar2018_4r6ur, whole genome shotgun sequence encodes:
- the LOC100569852 gene encoding esterase E4 isoform X3: MAVAPWSIVAYICLTSAAICYSTAASSSPPPRVRVESGELSGGVEHTLISGRPLYAFLGVPYASPPVYKNRFKEPQPVKPWVGVWNATIAGSDCMGLDHVSFRVVGSEDCLYLNVYTPKLPQEGLISGGLMNVIVYIHGGAFQFGSGIGYGPHYLLDSEDFVYVSINYRLGPLGFASTGDDVLPGNNGLKDQVAALKWIQRNIAAFGGNPGSVTIAGMSAGGASVHYHTLSPMSVGLFNRGIAESGSAFCGWALTENTIQKTKELAESLGCPTYYSKDTVKCLRSRPALAIADSLKNFLPWRYNPFTPFGPTVETGGTERFLTDLPENLPIQNVPLLFSFTEDDGLYPAAEFVSNEETLVDIESNWDEILPFILDYNYTISDELLRSEIAQKIKKFYFGNNTVSVNTKNEVVKMMTDRLFQEPVARTARHLASINTSPVYFYEFSYRGKYSLSDKYSTSGSSQGMGVSHGDDTMYVIKTRYGNPHDNVEDAKLIPVMVSMWSSFAKTGVPDIGSSVVWSPVSKNPSDPLKLIKITQNQTFEQQEYSNPGNYNFWSTLPLTEFPATVKPSKTINRDEL; this comes from the exons ATGGCCGTAGCGCCGTGGTCTATCGTCGCGTACATCTGTCTGACGTCGGCGGCGATCTGTTACTCGACCGCGGCGTCGTCATCGCCACCGCCGAGAGTACGCGTCGAGTCCGGCGAACTTTCCGGCGGCGTGGAACACACGCTCATCTCGGGCCGACCGCTGTACGCTTTCCTGGGCGTACCGTACGCCAGTCCGCCCGTCTACAAGAACCGTTTCAAG gAACCACAACCAGTAAAACCATGGGTGGGTGTATGGAACGCCACCATTGCCGGGAGTGATTGTATGGGTCTAGACCACGTATCATTCAGGGTAGTTGGAAGTGAAGATTGTCTATACCTCAATGTTTATACTCCAaaa CTACCCCAAGAAGGGCTGATATCCGGCGGCTTGATGAACGTGATCGTGTACATCCACGGCGGCGCGTTCCAGTTCGGCTCAGGCATCGGTTACGGGCCGCACTACCTTTTGGACAGCGAAGATTTCGTGTACGTATCGATCAATTACCGGCTGGGGCCTTTAGGATTCGCAAGCACCGGTGACGACGTATTGCCAGGAAACAACGGCCTCAAGGATCAGGTGGCGGCCCTCAAGTGGATCCAGCGCAACATCGCAGCGTTCGGCGGCAACCCCGGTTCGGTGACCATCGCCGGAATGTCTGCAGGTGGGGCTAGTGTCCATTACCACACCCTTTCACCCATGTCGGTGG GTTTATTTAATCGAGGAATTGCTGAAAGTGGAAGTGCTTTTTGTGGCTGGGCTCTCACAGAAAACACAATTCAAAAGACTAAGGAATTAGCTGAGTCACTAGGATGTCCTACATACTACTCGAAAGACACCGTCAAATGCCTTAGATCAAGACCAGCATTAGCCATTGCAGACTCTTTGAAAAATttctta CCGTGGAGGTACAATCCTTTTACACCATTTGGTCCAACTGTCGAAACAGGCGGAACAGAACGGTTTTTAACGGACTTACCAGAGAACTTACCGATTCAAAATGTCCCACTGTTGTTCAGCTTTACTGAAGACGATGGCCTCTATCCAGCCGCTGAATTTGTATCAAACGAAGAAACTCTAGTTGACATAGAATCCAACTGGGACGAAATACTACCATTCATACTTGACTACAATTACACAATTTCAGATGAATTACTGAGATCGGAAATcgcacagaaaataaaaaaattttactttggaAACAACACGGTGTCTGTAAACACTAAAAATGAAGTCGTTAaa ATGATGACAGACAGGTTGTTCCAAGAACCGGTAGCTAGAACAGCCCGGCATTTGGCTTCAATAAATACATCGCCGGTATACTTTTATGAATTTAGTTATAGGGGTAAATACTCCCTATCAGACAAATATTCCACAAGTGGATCCTCTCAAGGAATGG GAGTATCACACGGTGACGACACAATGTACGTTATAAAAACCCGATATGGAAATCCACATGACAACGTCGAAGACGCCAAGTTAATTCCAGTCATGGTGAGCATGTGGTCGTCATTTGCCAAAACAgg AGTTCCGGACATAGGAAGCTCTGTAGTATGGTCACCGGTGTCAAAAAACCCTTCAGATCcattaaaattgattaagaTCACACAGAATCAAACATTCGAACAGCAAGAATACTCAAATCCCGGCAACTATAATTTCTGGAGCACGTTGCCGCTAACTGAGTTTCCCGCAACCGTTAAACCGTCGAAAACCATAAACCGTGACGAATTATAa
- the LOC100161609 gene encoding serine/threonine-protein kinase STK11, producing the protein MMEQREFDEDVMPSAIDDDDDVFKDLLNVPADWSANDCLSTGIFNSFDPNEVVYRAQKKPCKTVGKYVMGDLLGEGSYGKVKEVLDSETLVRCAAKILKKKKLKRIPNGEKNVLNEIQLLKTLRHLNVIELVDVIVNEEKEKMYILLEYCVGGLQDMLEHSPGSKFPCWQAHNYFSQLINGLEYLHSRGIIHKDIKPGNLLLTLDETLKISDFGTAEALSPFDPEGICASSQGSPAFQPPEIANGADEYSGFKIDIWSSGVTLYNLVTGEYPFEGDNVYRLFEAIGKCNIQIPGFVTEPLRSLLVGMLKKDPKKRFTLRTIQTHPWFVCRHPRTSEKVPFPPLRGDFMHNMTVLPYLFNYHSCETPSDNEEEYITEQLIKDRPNGSTSVPIDDVNDPSKQPWHKPIVCNVKKMASCRLS; encoded by the exons ATGATGGAGCAGAGAGAATTTGACGAGGATGTTATGCCAAGTGCTATAGACGATGACGATGATGTGTTCAAAGACTTGCTAAATGTACCGGCTGATTGGTCGGCCAACGATTGTTTGTCCACCGGTATTTTCAATTCATTTGATCCCAATGAAGTGGTATATCGGGCCCAAAAAAAACCATGTAAAACGGTTGGTAAATATGTAATGGGCGATTTATTAGGCGAAGGTAGTTACGGTAAAGTTAAAGAAGTACTCGATTCCGAAACACTTGTTCGCTGTGctgctaaaatattaaaaaagaaaaaactcaaACGAATACCTAATGGAGAAAAAAATGTGctcaa tgaaattcaacttttaaaaacattgagACATTTAAATGTCATAGAGTTAGTAGATGTGATAGTGAatgaagaaaaagaaaagatGTATATTCTTTTGGAGTATTGTGTAGGTGGTCTTCAAGATATGCTAGAACACTCTCCAGGAAGTAAATTTCCATGCTGGCAAGCCCATAA TTACTTTAGTCAATTAATAAACGGACTCGAGTATTTACACAGCCGTGGAATAATTCATAAAGATATCAAACCAGGGAATTTATTGCTCACACTCGATGAAACACTTAAGATATCAGACTTTGGAACAGCTGAG gcaCTGTCACCCTTCGATCCAGAAGGTATCTGTGCATCTAGTCAAGGCTCACCAGCATTTCAACCACCTGAAATAGCTAACGGGGCTGATGAGTACTCTGGCTTCAAAATAGATATTTGGAGCAGTGGGGTTACATT gtaTAACTTAGTTACTGGAGAGTATCCATTTGAAGGTGATAATGTGTATAGATTATTTGAAGCAATTGGGAAATGCAATATACAAATTCCAGGCTTTGTGACAGAACCTTTGAGATCTTTGCTAGTTGGAATGCTTAAAAAGGACCCAAAGAAGCGATTTACCTTAAGAACGATACAAACGCATCC ATGGTTTGTTTGTAGACATCCAAGAACATCTGAAAAAGTACCTTTTCCTCCTTTGCGTGGTGATTTCATGCATAACATGACTGTATTGCCATACTTATTTAACTATCATTCATGTGAAACGCCTTCAGACAACGAAGAAGAATATATAACAGAACAATTAATTAAAG ATCGACCGAATGGGAGTACATCAGTTCCCATCGATGATGTCAATGATCCATCTAAACAACCTTGGCACAAGCCAATCGTgtgtaatgttaaaaaaatggcCTCATGTCGGTTGTCGTGA